One Lepisosteus oculatus isolate fLepOcu1 chromosome 27, fLepOcu1.hap2, whole genome shotgun sequence genomic window, CTGTTAACATGGAACAAGAAAGCAagatatataatttaaaaataaaaattagtattattatttaccCAAGATATTTCCTTTTAGTGACTTGGTCATTGACTTGTACAGCTGTTCAGCTCATTGTAAGCCACCATTAGTTCTATATGCAGTTCAAAGCCACAGTCAAGTCTATATTTGTGAGCTTATTTGGGGAGCTGCTGGGATGAGACAAGACCTTTTCTCCTGACATCAGTCCAGCAGAACTGTGGACCAGCTCTCACATGGGATCAACAGAGACTTCACTAACTCACTGCTGAGGTTCAGGCAGAATATCCCACAGTGTTGACCTCTCACAAACATGCGTTTTTATTTACAGGTCAGACACTTTGTTCAGCAAGATGGTCTCAATTTGAAAATTTGAGCTGTTCTATGTTCAATTTACAAGAGTTGATCTGTTTTACAATCTTGTGCAATGACCTCATCTCTAGACAACTAATATCAAAGTTTGTTTCCGACTTTTCTAGGCACACAGAGCTGTCTATTAATCACATGAAGGACACCTGATGTCAGGAACTAACGAGGGTTAGAACAATATCCACTGGTGCTCTAATAATGTTAGACACCAGATATTGCAATAGAAGATCGTAGGTCgactgcattattttaaaactaatttgaCTAAAATCTCAAATTAAATTGAAGATATATCTGTTTCTCCTTTATGTGACAGGTGCAGATCTTCTGAAGGCTGTGCCCCAAGTTATATAAACTTTAGGTAGAAATATTTCAGTGGTACTCAAAGGTGTTTGGGAAGAATATACCCCAGACCCTGAATTAGCACTCTCTGGTTGTTCAGCGACAATGTTCACATTAACCATCAGCACTGGCGTTTGGAATAATTGTGGCTGAACAAAATTGCTTCTATAGCACAAGCAATCTGGAGCCATGCCATGAGATCTGGGGCCCTTTTcctcaatatatttaaaaacatagagctttgttgttgttgtgtgatTATGGCTGTTGCAAATTTTGACTTAACAAGAAAATGGTAAAAAGGCAGCAGCAAATTTGAGGATTTTTAATctattgtctgtttttcatgtttctcattaaaaatatcaaagctTTTTTGAAGATCCCAGAGAAGTCTATCCAGAGGCCAGTCAGCCAAGCAGCAGTGCCACCTTGTGGTCAGAAAGCTGAGCACAGACGGGTAGGACTATAACGAGATGAGGGATAATGTGGGAAAAATTATAAAGCAAATATTGTTAGGATACATAGTTAAGTGTAACATTTAAATCACAAGATGCTATACAAAAACTGTACCACTAGTAATGCTTCATTTCAAATTTGCtgtctgttacaacaaagtTTTTGCTCTGGAATCAGCCCAAACTGTGATGAGTGACCAGATACATTCTCAGGTTCACATGATTGTCCTGCACTGTTCAGGGGCACAATTTATGTACTGAAAATCCTGAAGGGCAATAACAACTCTACTGTATGACCTTCACCTTCCTGTCTGGAAACACGAGTCACTTCACAAAGTGTGGTCAAAAGTACTCTGTGGAACCATATTGTTGTAGTTGGTAAATCTCAATGACATTGTATCAGCAATTGTTACATACTCAGCCtactttaaaagtttaaattaatattttgaaagaTAAATGGAAAAACTGATTACAAGTAaggaagtaaaaatgtaaacaatcacCTGAAAAAAGTCACAGGTGAGTGGactgtacacaatactgctTCACTTGATtacaaatgcacacacacacaacttgATAAATTACTAATAGgtgttatttttgtaatgtgttgTAGGTATTCATATGGCAACTGCATTTTCAATTGTACAGGTTCACCAAGCCACATCCCACTCAACTAGTTACAGCAATGAAGTATCACACCTAAACCTGAGTTAAACCTCAGGTGAGTATTCAACCATGAATACGaactattgtaaaaaaaaagcaccCAGTCAACATAGTCAGGGATGTAATAGAAAGTTAAGACCAAGTGCTTTGCACTGACACATTATGGGAACAAGTGTTACACTGAAGTGGTTTAGGGTTAAGAGAGTGGAAGGCATTGAGGACCCCAGTCACAGCCTCAACTTATATCCCTGTTTAGGGCCACTGGAAAAGACCGATCAGTGATGCTCCCCAAGAAACATGGGGGCACTCTAGCTAATCCAGTCATGCACAAAACTGGGACTAAGCCACTGTGGAATCAGACTAGGTGTTTCATTATCTTATTTCAGGCAAAGGGCCATGTGAGTAGAGGGCTTTCAGGTCTGGATATTAATGCCTAATGGGACATGCCAGGTAGTCTTCCTCATTATATCAGGAGGACTGGTTTTAAGATCATTAACCAATTTGAAGCTACAGAATTAGACACCACAGAAGAACAGGGTTTTTCAGGCATTTTTATTGCAGCACAGAGAAACCCAAGACGGGCATTAGTGTCTCATTCCACTCTGAATCCTTCATGCAGCCCACTCATGCCTGTCACTTTCCACTCAGGACCAGACCACACAGGCTGCTCAGACCTGGCACCTCTGGACTCGGCCATCTTTGCACACAACCCAGAGGATTCCTCGGTCATAGGACACATGCCTGGCCACACCAGCTGCCCTTAGAGCCCACCAGCTCCTGCCAAAGGGGTTACAGGCATCAACACCAAGCCTGCAGGAAAAGGCACAGGGTTAGAGCAGCCTAGAATTAGGACAGTCATTCATGCAACCATGTGCATTAAACCCTCCCCCAGCTCACCTCTTGAAGAccactccattcctgttcaccccATACACACTGCCATCTGAGCCCACCTCCACCAGGGACAGGGAGCCCTGAATGGGGTACCACCTGTCAGAGCCTTTGCAGGAATCCCCACTCACATCCAGCTTGACGAAGATCTGGTCCAACCTGTTCACTCCCCAGCAGCCAAAAGGCCCACAGGAATAGTACTTGAGGGAGCCCACGACAGGAATCCAGGGGATGTTGCCCTGGCCAGCATACTGCAGCACAGGCCCACTGTTCAGGCAGAAGATGGAATTGGCAGCATTGACACCAACCACGAACTTGTCTCCACCAGCATCAATCTGGATGAGGGAGCCTGCAGAGGAGAGCAAGAAACAGCTGTTCTcagcagggggcagtgcagTGCTCATTCCTCAGTATGAAGTCATGAACACTTTAGGAATTAAAGATGTTCTGGCTGAAAGCAGCCACTAACCATGGATAAACTTGAAAGCTATCATTTCTAACCCATATAGATCAGCTGCAGCCTCACCTGGCTGTACTTGGATCCACCTTCCCCGAAGCCACTTGAACACAAGGCTTGCGAGACTCACACTCCAgagccctgctggccccacactCACATGTTTCCCCTTCATGgccagagagacccagctgttgCCCTGGTAGCTGACCAGGTTGTCTGCATTGTCGACTCCACACACCCTTCCAGCACCAGCATCTACCTGCTTCAGACTGCCAGGCACAGCCCGACACTGCAGGGCTTCAGCCACAGACACTGGGGAGGAGAGGACACCACTGGGTCAATGATCATGTGGAAGCAGCCTGGGCTGAGGGCAACATAGGAGCATGAGCATCCGACACGGAGGGACTAAGTCAGTATACGAGGACAGAAGAAACAAGCCAATAGGGCATTAATGAATCGGCAACAACCACAAGTGAACAGAGCTCCATACACAGAACCAAAGGTTTGCAGAACTTCAAGAGCACACAAACATCCATGTCATGGATTAAACACTCAGGCAGCATCTATACTCAAGATCAAATACCTATACTGAAATCCTTAAGTACTAGCAGCATGCAGTTCATCCTCCCATCTGCCTTTATGCTGCTCCTTTTAGTCAAAGTAAGAAACCCAAACCTTACCTAGAAAGAATCCTACAAgcaaacacaacacacagcCTCTCCCTTCCATGTTGATGAGTGATCACACAAACCTCATGAATGGTATAAACCCCCACAGTGGCCTTCATATACTCAAGACTGCTGGGCTTCAGCTCCTACACACACCTGTCTAACCAGGTGTTAAATTGTGAACCATAATGAGCTGCTGATTGAATCACTCAAGTATCAattacagaagacatcattaattattttctttccatAGACCTTATCCTCAGGGTTTAGGAATCATGGCGACAAGAACTGAAATTGAAGCCCAGTGCTTCAGATAATCATGAGCTGGATTAGTACTAATACCAGCAGTGACATCCTCCAGTAGTGCAGGTCAGGGGTGGTCTAAATTAGATAACGAGACAAATAGTTTCATTGTAACGCTGAATGTTTGGTTACTCTTGCTCTTTGGCatgagatattttttttcatttcagatttgaTCTCCCAGATTAAAGGTTAAATTTGTATGAGCACTTAGAGGAAAATATCTGGGTACTAGATTGAAATATTCAAAGTCCAGTCTTGTTTTCTCAGTTAATGTCATGTGGGAGAGGATTAGTGATAATTAAAATCTATGAAAGCACAAGTTCCTGCATTCAGAATGGGGAATTAATGATAGTGTAGCTCTTAAAGCACTTAATTCACAAGTGACCATTTGGACAGCACAGTGGAGTGGATTAAGGACTGCAGCCTCACAGTTCCTGGGTTGATGTCCAACCGAATTTCctgctgtgtggagcttgcatgtcttCCATGCGGATTTTCTCTATGGGatgtaatggaaagttactgaaaaaaagtgttttatcctaaaTATGTCAGTTTACGGGcagagctgtgttgtaaaagcagctggattcttagaacaaagtgtgattgtACCCAGCGAGTCAAGGCCATGGGATCTTCTAAGAATATGTTGATCTCTGTCCCAGCAAAAAGGCGATGGGTAACTGCACGTAGCTGTCTTCTCTGTCCTAAGCCTAAGACCTATAAGGACTGGAAAATGACTGTCTCGCCTGTCTTTGTTTTACCAACCTACCATAATGAAGTAAACAAGTTGAGGTCTTGCATCAGCTAAGTGTGTAAAATAAGGGACCTTTTcctattttactttgaaaatcagATCTCACTTGCTGCACAGACTGGTGGTTGCTGTTTTTCCCTATTGCgcaatatgaataaatgccttactgagtgaatgagaacaccTCTCCTGGCTCGTCTTTGATAAAATTCCAAGACAGGGACCAGTTTGCTGCCAATTTAGAAAGGCATCCTGGCTTTTCAAAATAGTTTACATGTATGTAAAAAGTTATGTCAATGATTAAAAAAttgcagcttaacacagacaacacagcaacagtgtaacgaatgatacaataataataatactatacatacagtacaatcagtacagtgagaagtgcactacgaagagttactcacagtccagaacacacaaagaacagaacagtacacaaattgcacaatataaatatgaatataaatgtattgcacaggtccctggcatatattgcccaaaaacggttttaaacgggaaaaagaaaaagaacagctgtatcagtttactgttcagtccagaaacaggtccctgtcaatgttgcctctgcccagacacacagtggatgcgttgtacagtcttatggcagaaggcaagaatgaccttctgtagcgctccctgtcgcactgtGGTtcgatcagtctattgctgaacgtgctcttcaatctcacaagcatgtcatagaggggatgggagacgttgtccatgatggcctccagtttggacaccattctcctcttggccactacctccagggggtccaggccagacccaatgacagagcttgctctcctgatgagcttgttcagcctgttagaatccactgctctaatcccagggtcccagcataccactgcgtagaaaatggcgctctcCACCAccaactgatagaacatatgtagcatcttactacatacattgaaggacctgagcctcctcaagaagtaaagtcggctctggcCCTTCTTGTAGATGGcatcgatgttcttagaccattccatcgtcaatgtgcactcccaggtacttgtacgagtccaccatctccacgccactcccatggatatAGACAGGAGTATGTTTGAtgcttttcctcctgaaatctaccaccagttcctttatctttgttacattcaattgcaggtggttctccccacaccactccacaaagctgctgacgtCTTCCTCTGcactcttcctcctgcccaTTCTTGATACATCCCACTGTAGCGggaaggcttattaaaatacaggaattaagtttgctgctcccttgccagtccctctctccttcatctcagtggtgctggatacagagaggccattccagttggttcacatttaaggtgtttttctagccgatagagtgtcctgataaggaacaactcccaaagctgagattctccagcaaccctaaTAAAAGGTCATCTCttgcgccttactgtctgggagagtcttattcaaagttgtttacaaccctaaggtcagagtgcattgttacccatcctcagccaatcaggaactggtagggcaggtttaGCCCAAGTGGGTCTAAAATGCCCAcagaactttcaaccaatgaacgaccgtagttcctccaggtaaaataGGCAGCACAGGGCTTCCTTGGGGCGCCTCCcagacattctcagactcagctcctcctggacatcctcagactcagctcggaccaCCACGtaacatcaggaacgaaccggtcttcttcctgtctaaagagtgtgacctgcttggacccacagtcacttttctcctatggacaaactctgctagtttcagccaacactaactagccggtcttcagagagcatcagcagaacaccgcagcagaaatctctcccacTTCTCTCTCGCtgaaccagcactgcctggcaccgagccagagaacgccgattggacacagcaacaagcctgcagctgtttgtgtccgcaggagatctgaatccacacagattggatgagtattcaacattctgcattacagctcgagaattcaattgttacctcaacctgagattatatcaatttaattcctatgagtgatgtacttgcttttgagtatctagtgtagaagttgtaatccaagttcatttacgaaacggtctaaatgaatgatatactgaacgtatgtccctcttggtttgtaactcttcatgactgaatatataccttttgtattctgctaaccctcacaataagatctgttatgtttatatgcacattttatgtattaataaatgtattgtcgtgtattagtatccgtgtgtgcaTTGCTGAGTATCCCTCTGGGTCGgtcttctaatagccatcaaagaatcattttgtgacttaatactacaattaataattgtcccagtaaatgcacaaaacccctacatttattggtgtcTTATGAGAGGATGCCTACCCCACAATTGCACAATTGCAGCACATCTGAGAAcatctgcaggtggcatgactctgagttgtatttaaagtccAAAGTATAAAGGGTGAAGCGGaacggagaaagaactgtctctgaggagcccctgtgttacttactacctgttcagacacacagttctgaagtctcacagactgtggtctgcctgtcagatagtcagtgatccacaagATCATGGAGGCACCGACTtgtatctcctccagcttcctccttagaagtaagggctggatagtattgaaggcactggagaagtaaaaaaaaataatccttacAGTGCTGCCAgccttgtccaggtgtgagtaggcccttagcagcatgtagatgattgcAACCTCCACACCaaaactgggctggtaggcgaactgtagggtgtccagtgataaACTAACTAGAgatctcaggtgggataagaccagcctctccagtgccTTCATGACATGAGAAGTCAGCTctactggtctgtagtcattgaggacagaggggcaccctttctttggtaccgggaccaggcatgatgtcttccagagcacagggactctctccaagcgcagtCTCAGGTTGAACAGTTGCTGGAGCACTCCACTCAGCTGATCCGCACAAGCCCTCAAAACTCTGGGACAGACGTCATCTGGACCTGTGGCCCTACCGTGGTgaagcctcttcagctccttcttcacctggtcagccgtgatggtcagcctggcctgggggatggtgctcatagcgCTGTaggtgctgcaggtgttaatggcggaggtgttggagagtggcagctgtgggggatgggggggtgagtagctgtcgggggttgtagctgtaggcggccatgattgtgggggatggaggaggtgttgggcagtcgcagctgtgaaggcttagggagcgtgtggctgtgaggggatgggtgttgagccacagaggaccctgaatcaaacctgttaaaaacTGGTTCAACTCATTGggcatctccaggttcccctccgttgcacccccagcctgtttgaagccagtgatctctcaCATGCTCCTCCATACGTccctcaccctattcctttacagcttgtcctctaccttcccCCTGTAGGCGTCCTTGTTCTCTCTAaacttctgctttagctccctctgtacacctcttccttatcccccctcctaaaggctctcttcttatcattcagaagagccttcaggtcgctggtgatccagggtttgttattggaaaagcagtgtacgtctttggtggggatggtgttgtgTACGCAGAAGTTAATGTAGTCAGTGACATAGTCCATCATGTTGTCTATGTCGTCCCCATGTGGGtcgcacagcacatcccagttgGTAGCCTCCAGACCACCACAtagatcctccatagcctcctaagaccatctcctcacagtcctAATGCCCGAGGTTGGCGCTGGACAATAGGCgtgtatagtggtgtaagcaagacaaggttgtgatctgatctgccaagggggggaagggctgtggaactatATGCATCCTTAGCGTTGGCATAAAATAAGtccagtgttttcttttctctggtCGGGCACTTAACAAACTGGGGGAAAGTAGGCAAAGTGATGGAAATAGAGATGTGGTTTAAGTCCCCTGAAATAGCTATAAAAGCGCTAGGGTGCTTTGTTTGTagcctggctgtgactgtgtgtatGATGTCACACGCTGCCTCTGCGTTCGCCGTGggtggaatgtaaacaacaacaaagatggtGCATGTAAACTCCCGCGGCAGATAGTATGGATGCAGTCCTATGGCAACCAGTTCAATGTCCGGGTTACAGAAGCGCTCCTTTACATGAATATGTCCAGGATTACACCATCTGTTGTTGACAAGCAGAGCGAGCCCCCTCCTTTCCTCTTACCGCTCACGGTGCTTCTGTCCGCCCGCACCGGCTGAAAGCCACCGATGGTAACATTTGAGCCAAGTCTCGGTGAAACACATGATACTGTATTCTCTATACTCCCTCTGGCTCCTCACCAGTTCGTCCATCTTGTTCACTAAGGACCTCGCATTTCCCATGATGATCGAAGGAAGATAGGGtttaaatctccttctcttTGCCTTTCGCGTCACACCAGCCCTACAGCCTCGGCTTCTCCTCCTCAGCTTCTCTGGAACTgatggcttctctccagtgagTAGAGCCGGACGCGTTAGCGCTATCAGCTGGTTCCGCGTGTAGACAATGCCTCTGTAGCTATCGGCATTGCAACCCAATAGAAACAGAGGTCCgaatatcagaaaaaaacaaaaagtatctCAGCTTTACTAGCATCTATCATGTTGTGATCGCAAATCTAGTTGCCGGCAAgggtatgaagaaaaaacactaacacactaccattaactaactgaaagaaacaaaaagacaacaaaaagacacagagctgctgtagAAGGCTGCCACTAACACAGCTGCCATCTTCTTAGATGCGTTGTTGTAGCTGCTTGTTACCCTGTTTAAGGTAGAAGGTCACCCCTGTCTTAAGCAAGACATCCCACTGATTCTCTCAACGTTGATCTGCCAGTCCAGATTGAAAAGAGATGAGCACGTGGGGTTCAATCTGGAGCTCATACAGGACTGTGCCACAGTCATGGGATTCACAGTCTGTCTTGGATCTCCATTAAGTCACTTGTGAGTTTCGGTTCAGTGCTGCAGGGGTTCAGGCAAAGACCTTCAAGCTTGTGGTGGTGGAACATCTGTTCCAGTGTGGGCTGCCCACGAAAGACCTGCTTTGATATGACTGGAGACATAAGACTTCAAATCAGCTTTCTAGATGAAGTGAAAAACAACTGAGCCGCCCTGCAGTGAATGGAACCTTTCTGAGCTGCTGTACATATCAGAAAGCACTCTGGCTCCTTCTGGATTCTCTCAGAGGTTGACAGCTCAGGGGattcattttgtgttgaatgtgGAGTTAGTCTTCTCCACAGCCTTCTCATAATGACCTGATTCTATACCAGATTTAAAATCACAGCTATTGATTTCACATGGGGTCATAAACTgcatatcatttattttaatgatggtgcttgttttacaataaaactgaaaaaaaaaacaattaacaaaacATCTGATTCAGCATAATCAAGTCTAAtataataaagtttataaaGTGTCAACATCATTTGAGATGAGGCAAGAAGATTTCAAATAGGATCCTgaacagtgctcccaggagaaacaaatacaactcaaattgaactttattgccatatgtaacttaTACTCATTTTTCTAAAACTGATATACTGGCAGGATGTAACACTGAGTTTTTGTCAGAGTTCCATCTCTGTTTACATCATGCTGAGTCTTGAGGAAGAGCTGCTAAGAGTGTCCTGTTGTTCCTTGTCCCACTGTAGCTGCAGCCCAGAGCTCCCTGCAGTGCAGAGCACCTGACTCGTGTGCTTGTGGAGGATGTGCTGCCACTGCCTCTGCAGGAACCCAGGGGGCCTGAGCTCCAGGTAGGACTGCTAGACTCAGCCGCTGGTGTTGGGTACAGGTGGCAGACGGTGTCTTAAGAATAGCTGCTCTTGCATTGTAGAACCTGTGAAAATTCACAATGGCTGTACATTCTTTGCAGAGCACAATCCCTGACACATGTGCTGTAcccttttcttaaaaatgacTCATTTCCAAGGTTTTGAAAAGGAGACATTAATTTGGAAAACATTGGcagagtatttaatatttaaatgattaattaaagATTTGCCATTTGTGTACAATCACACACCCGATTCCTAGTCTCTACTTTGTCCTCTTCATCTGCTGCATCTGGTCAAGCTGCTTGGACCAAGGCTGCACTCACAgggttgtgtgttttttcagtcTGTGTCAAGGAGGCCCTGAAGGAGTATGTCCTCATGAGCTTTGTGGCATCCCTTCACAACCCCAGCAATCAGGTACAGTCAGAGCTGCAGTGATCTGGCCTCACTGTGCTGCCATGTGTCTGTGCTCTGTATTCTGCTGCGCCTGGGAATGTGT contains:
- the LOC138225284 gene encoding fish-egg lectin-like, giving the protein MEGRGCVLCLLVGFFLVSVAEALQCRAVPGSLKQVDAGAGRVCGVDNADNLVSYQGNSWVSLAMKGKHVSVGPAGLWSVSLASLVFKWLRGRWIQVQPGSLIQIDAGGDKFVVGVNAANSIFCLNSGPVLQYAGQGNIPWIPVVGSLKYYSCGPFGCWGVNRLDQIFVKLDVSGDSCKGSDRWYPIQGSLSLVEVGSDGSVYGVNRNGVVFKRLGVDACNPFGRSWWALRAAGVARHVSYDRGILWVVCKDGRVQRCQV